A window from Streptomyces sp. NBC_00299 encodes these proteins:
- a CDS encoding carbohydrate ABC transporter permease encodes MATTRTDATRTPATRTSTGSAALRRRRTATAGFHLGAGALAVLWLLPIVLVLVTSLRSFDDIAAHGLGSWPRSFTLDNFRLAWVDGGQQRALINSLLVTVPCVLVTLALAAMAAFALSRYELPLRRSLLLLMLGGNLLPPQILLIPVSKLSELMGVHDTLTALIGVQIGFGVGFYVFVLHGFMRALPAEIQQAAVVDGAGPWQIFWRIILPLTRPALAALSALSFTWIFNDLLWAITVLRSDTKMPITAALIGLQGQYVSMWNVIAAGSVIAAAPTVAVFLRFQRHFVAGLNLGAVK; translated from the coding sequence ATGGCGACCACCCGTACCGACGCCACCCGTACCCCGGCCACGCGCACCTCCACCGGATCCGCGGCGCTGCGCCGCCGCCGTACCGCCACCGCGGGATTCCACCTCGGCGCCGGTGCGCTCGCGGTGCTGTGGCTGCTGCCCATCGTCCTGGTCCTGGTGACCAGCCTGCGCTCCTTCGACGACATCGCCGCGCACGGCCTGGGCAGTTGGCCCCGCTCCTTCACCCTGGACAACTTCCGGCTGGCCTGGGTCGACGGCGGCCAGCAGCGCGCCCTGATCAACAGCCTGCTCGTCACCGTCCCGTGCGTCCTGGTGACGCTGGCCCTGGCGGCCATGGCCGCGTTCGCCCTCAGCCGCTACGAACTGCCCCTGCGCCGCTCGCTGTTGCTGCTCATGCTCGGCGGCAACCTGCTCCCGCCGCAGATCCTGCTCATCCCGGTGTCCAAGCTGAGCGAGCTGATGGGCGTCCACGACACCCTGACCGCGCTCATCGGCGTGCAGATCGGCTTCGGTGTCGGGTTCTACGTCTTCGTCCTGCACGGCTTCATGCGGGCACTGCCTGCCGAGATCCAGCAGGCAGCGGTCGTCGACGGCGCCGGACCCTGGCAGATCTTCTGGCGGATCATCCTGCCGCTGACCCGGCCCGCCCTCGCCGCGCTGAGCGCCCTGTCGTTCACGTGGATCTTCAACGACCTGCTGTGGGCGATCACCGTGCTGCGCAGCGACACCAAGATGCCGATCACCGCCGCCCTCATCGGACTCCAGGGCCAGTACGTGTCGATGTGGAACGTGATCGCCGCCGGCTCCGTCATCGCCGCCGCGCCCACCGTCGCCGTGTTCCTGCGGTTCCAGCGGCACTTCGTGGCCGGCCTCAACCTGGGAGCGGTGAAGTGA
- a CDS encoding carbohydrate ABC transporter permease has protein sequence MAVLTAPHRKLPVPAPSRGGRGRGPRRTPPLVVAFVLVPLLAEAVWVFWPALQGFYLALTSWDGVSAPKFVGLDNFREMAGDDIFRGAVGHTVLWLVLFGGLSALLGLAAALLLQQERRGIGFYRAALFLPVVFSLVATALVWQAIYQPDGVLNQLLESVGLGSLRHAWLADQDTALYAVIVPALWRQIGYVMVLYLAGLKGIDPALYEAAKVDGASAWQRFRHVTLPQLRSVNAVVLSVIVIDSLRSFDVVWSLTRGGPYHSSELLSTYMYSTAFQSLRLGYGSALAVVIFLLAFGVIASYLVRAFREAD, from the coding sequence ATGGCCGTCCTGACCGCCCCCCATCGCAAGCTCCCGGTCCCGGCGCCGTCCCGTGGCGGCCGGGGCCGGGGACCGCGGCGCACACCCCCGCTGGTGGTCGCCTTCGTCCTCGTCCCGCTGCTCGCCGAGGCGGTGTGGGTGTTCTGGCCCGCGCTGCAGGGCTTCTATCTCGCCCTGACCAGCTGGGACGGCGTGTCGGCACCGAAGTTCGTCGGCCTGGACAACTTCCGGGAGATGGCGGGGGACGACATCTTCCGCGGCGCGGTCGGGCACACCGTGCTGTGGCTGGTGCTGTTCGGCGGCCTCTCCGCCCTGCTGGGCCTGGCCGCCGCCCTGCTGCTCCAGCAGGAGCGGCGCGGCATCGGCTTCTACCGCGCCGCCCTCTTCCTGCCCGTCGTGTTCTCCCTGGTCGCCACCGCCCTGGTCTGGCAGGCCATCTACCAGCCCGACGGCGTCCTCAACCAACTCCTGGAGTCGGTGGGCCTCGGCAGCCTGCGGCACGCCTGGCTCGCCGACCAGGACACCGCCCTGTACGCGGTCATCGTGCCCGCGCTGTGGCGGCAGATCGGCTACGTGATGGTCCTCTACCTCGCCGGCCTCAAGGGCATCGACCCGGCGCTGTACGAGGCCGCCAAGGTCGACGGTGCGAGCGCCTGGCAGCGCTTCCGGCATGTCACCCTGCCCCAACTGCGCAGCGTCAACGCGGTCGTTCTGTCCGTCATCGTCATCGACTCGCTGCGCTCCTTCGACGTCGTGTGGTCGCTGACCCGCGGCGGCCCCTACCACTCGTCCGAACTGCTGAGCACCTACATGTACTCGACCGCCTTCCAGTCCCTGCGCCTCGGATACGGCTCCGCCCTGGCCGTCGTCATCTTCCTGCTGGCGTTCGGCGTCATCGCCTCCTACCTCGTGCGCGCCTTCCGGGAGGCCGACTGA
- a CDS encoding ABC transporter substrate-binding protein, producing MTNPQPSRRRFLAGLGAAGTASLLSGCVTSTSSSKSSSTGAVTLQSNLSAPQAKAAMEDIVAAYGKKDAGSVSLNTVAAETFRTQLPTYLTSANPPDVYTWYPGSVADAYAKKDLLLDLGELWDSPDLGRYSKALNSLCTAGSGKKVFVPTTYYWWGMFYRKSNFAKWGVREPKTWDDFLDLCDKLKSKGVAPIGLGAGGNTAWVASAWFDYLDIRINGAEYHRQLLAGQHRFDDPEVRKVFDRWQEVLPYFDPNGTAGAFQDATTALLNGRSGMMLIGTFFADAAPKDALDDIDFFRFPVIDAKVPLAEEAPTDGYFASARTGRRDGVLDLLGYLATAEAQEIYVKGSSGTALPCHPDAADAGTALVKKGRKHIEEAAEITQYFNRDSSDALQPTADTALTKFLAKPKEIGSILTDWQRDAEKIWNA from the coding sequence ATGACCAACCCTCAGCCCAGCCGACGGCGCTTCCTCGCCGGACTCGGCGCCGCCGGGACGGCCTCGCTGCTCAGCGGCTGTGTCACGTCCACCTCCTCCTCGAAGTCCTCGTCCACGGGCGCGGTCACCCTCCAGTCCAACCTGTCGGCGCCGCAGGCCAAGGCGGCGATGGAGGACATCGTCGCCGCCTACGGCAAGAAGGACGCCGGGAGTGTCAGCCTCAACACGGTCGCCGCGGAGACGTTCCGTACCCAGCTGCCGACGTACCTGACCTCCGCCAACCCGCCGGACGTGTACACCTGGTACCCGGGCTCGGTGGCGGACGCCTACGCGAAGAAGGACCTGCTGCTCGACCTGGGCGAGCTCTGGGACTCACCTGACCTGGGGCGCTACTCCAAGGCACTGAACTCACTGTGCACCGCCGGCTCCGGCAAGAAGGTCTTCGTGCCCACCACCTACTACTGGTGGGGCATGTTCTACCGGAAGTCCAACTTCGCCAAGTGGGGCGTGCGCGAGCCGAAGACCTGGGACGACTTCCTAGACCTGTGCGACAAGCTCAAGAGCAAGGGCGTCGCCCCGATCGGGCTGGGCGCCGGCGGCAACACCGCCTGGGTGGCCTCCGCCTGGTTCGACTACCTCGACATCCGCATCAACGGCGCCGAGTACCACCGCCAACTGCTCGCCGGACAGCACCGGTTCGACGACCCCGAGGTGCGCAAGGTCTTCGACCGCTGGCAGGAAGTGCTGCCGTACTTCGACCCGAACGGCACGGCCGGCGCCTTCCAGGACGCCACGACCGCGCTGCTGAACGGCCGCAGCGGAATGATGCTGATCGGCACCTTCTTCGCCGACGCGGCACCCAAGGACGCCCTCGACGACATCGACTTCTTCCGCTTCCCGGTCATCGACGCGAAGGTCCCGCTCGCCGAAGAGGCCCCCACCGACGGCTACTTCGCCAGCGCGCGCACCGGACGCCGCGACGGGGTGCTCGACCTGCTGGGCTACCTCGCCACGGCCGAGGCGCAGGAGATCTACGTCAAGGGTTCGTCCGGCACCGCGCTGCCCTGCCACCCCGACGCCGCCGACGCCGGCACCGCGCTGGTGAAGAAGGGCCGTAAGCACATCGAGGAGGCCGCCGAGATCACCCAGTACTTCAACCGCGACTCCAGCGACGCCCTCCAGCCCACCGCCGACACCGCGCTGACCAAGTTCCTCGCCAAGCCCAAGGAGATCGGGAGCATCCTCACCGACTGGCAGCGCGACGCCGAGAAGATCTGGAACGCCTGA
- a CDS encoding glycoside hydrolase family 27 protein, with protein MTSLTLATAISVVLTASATPTATAHTAVDQGAPAYYDSGLAPTPYMGWNTYYGLGAPTEKEVRAVADKLVSSGLRDSGYDIVWLDGGWQADNPRDAQGRLTAHPDRFPSGIPALVSYLHRRGLKAGIYTDAGTYDGGKTCGLGSRGHYDQDARQFADWKVDAIKVDFLCGIGAKLDPGPAFKEFSDAVAKSGRRMLLNLCNPLTDDWGLPHTPEQDAHNTYAYAPTVADSWRTGTDIAWGTPSPGQWPNVLRNMDANAWHPEAQGPGHYNDPDYLIPMRRMTDGSYELTQEESTTQFVMWAEMASPLVLGSDPRTLSESMIRTLRNPEIIAVNQDPLAVQGVRVATDSVGDVYSKVLSGQGRRAVVLLNRSDQPVERTVNFADAALGGAVKVRDLRARADRGTHTGSYTVEVPAHGTAFLKLTGADTLPGTGLGEKATASPAVVRAGDTLSTFFRGPRGNLVQHSASTNGSGTPRTRDLEGPARGGILGQPAAYASVGGRIDVFVRGADSRVYRRVFADGRWGGWQSLGGRVTDAPSVAFTDPTHWTLVARGADGRIVQRGPSSSWSLLGAPGDRPTYGRPSAVVDAQGRVHVVVRTSADDVWTRTRDASGEWSQWTSLGGTVSGSPTLVAVGDAVVLYARAGDYTLWQRRYDGAAWQGWSKQEEFPSAAFEGSLGAVAGEGGAVDAVFRGVDGYVHRTRFK; from the coding sequence GTGACTTCACTCACCCTCGCGACCGCGATCTCCGTGGTCCTGACCGCGTCCGCGACCCCCACCGCCACCGCGCACACCGCCGTGGACCAGGGCGCGCCCGCCTACTACGACAGCGGACTCGCCCCCACGCCGTACATGGGCTGGAACACCTACTACGGGCTCGGCGCCCCCACCGAGAAGGAGGTCAGGGCGGTCGCCGACAAGCTCGTCAGCAGCGGGCTGCGCGACAGCGGCTACGACATCGTGTGGCTGGACGGCGGCTGGCAGGCCGACAACCCCCGTGACGCGCAGGGGCGGTTGACGGCCCACCCCGACCGCTTCCCGTCCGGCATCCCGGCCCTGGTCTCCTACCTCCACCGGCGCGGACTGAAAGCCGGCATCTACACCGACGCCGGCACTTACGACGGCGGCAAGACCTGCGGGCTCGGCAGCCGCGGCCACTACGACCAGGACGCACGGCAGTTCGCCGACTGGAAGGTCGACGCGATCAAGGTCGACTTCCTGTGCGGCATCGGGGCGAAGCTCGATCCCGGGCCCGCGTTCAAGGAGTTCAGCGACGCCGTCGCCAAGTCCGGCCGCAGGATGCTGCTCAACCTGTGCAACCCGCTCACCGACGACTGGGGCCTGCCGCACACACCCGAGCAGGACGCGCACAACACCTACGCCTACGCCCCGACCGTCGCGGACTCCTGGCGCACCGGAACGGACATCGCGTGGGGTACCCCGAGCCCCGGCCAGTGGCCCAACGTGCTGCGCAACATGGACGCCAACGCCTGGCACCCCGAGGCTCAGGGGCCCGGTCACTACAACGACCCCGACTACCTCATCCCGATGCGCCGCATGACCGACGGGTCGTACGAGCTGACGCAGGAGGAGTCCACCACCCAGTTCGTGATGTGGGCCGAGATGGCCTCGCCGCTCGTGCTCGGCTCCGACCCGCGCACCCTGTCCGAGTCGATGATCAGGACCCTGCGCAACCCCGAGATCATCGCCGTCAACCAGGACCCGCTCGCCGTCCAGGGCGTCCGTGTCGCCACCGACTCCGTGGGCGACGTCTACAGCAAGGTCCTCTCGGGGCAGGGCCGCCGCGCGGTCGTCCTCCTCAACCGCTCCGACCAACCGGTCGAGCGCACCGTGAACTTCGCCGACGCGGCGCTGGGCGGTGCGGTCAAGGTGCGCGACCTGCGGGCGCGTGCCGATCGTGGCACGCACACCGGGTCGTACACCGTCGAGGTCCCCGCCCACGGCACCGCGTTCCTGAAGCTGACCGGCGCGGACACTCTGCCCGGCACCGGCCTGGGGGAGAAGGCCACCGCGAGCCCGGCCGTGGTGCGCGCCGGCGACACGCTCAGCACCTTCTTCCGCGGACCCCGCGGAAACCTCGTGCAGCACTCGGCGTCGACGAACGGCAGCGGAACGCCGCGTACCAGGGACCTCGAAGGCCCGGCCAGGGGCGGGATCCTCGGCCAGCCCGCCGCCTACGCGTCCGTCGGCGGCCGTATCGACGTCTTCGTGCGCGGCGCCGACTCCCGTGTGTACCGGCGGGTGTTCGCCGACGGACGCTGGGGTGGCTGGCAGAGCCTGGGCGGACGGGTGACCGACGCGCCGTCGGTGGCGTTCACCGACCCCACGCACTGGACCCTCGTCGCGCGCGGTGCGGACGGGCGGATCGTGCAGCGCGGGCCGTCTTCGAGCTGGTCGTTGCTGGGCGCGCCGGGTGACCGGCCGACGTACGGCAGGCCGTCCGCGGTCGTCGACGCGCAAGGGCGGGTCCATGTCGTCGTGCGGACCTCGGCGGACGACGTGTGGACGCGGACGCGGGACGCCTCGGGGGAGTGGTCGCAGTGGACCTCGCTCGGCGGAACCGTGAGCGGCAGCCCCACCCTTGTCGCCGTGGGGGACGCAGTTGTGCTGTACGCGCGGGCCGGTGACTACACGCTCTGGCAGCGGCGCTACGACGGTGCGGCCTGGCAGGGCTGGTCGAAGCAGGAGGAGTTCCCCAGTGCCGCCTTCGAGGGCTCGCTCGGAGCGGTCGCGGGGGAGGGCGGCGCGGTCGACGCCGTGTTCCGCGGGGTCGACGGATACGTCCACCGGACCCGGTTCAAATAA
- a CDS encoding discoidin domain-containing protein — protein sequence MPDQPSVPSRRAVLTAGSTLLAGFGIGMSLPPGAAAAGTGHPRLARARGELAAYRPVSVSSTDYAPTPAEFAVDGLDGVGVRGTGWRAAGGDPQWICVDLQALCEVESMRLTFEATVDDPPYVDAPGGNPRDNTTGQEILSSCAVGFVIETSRDRESWTSVYRTESGRGGVVEIALPRPVSARWVRMTVHKRSNASPLGLNGLQVYGTCGERRPDATGWTDWGVRHRTPEALKVAADGTVPLESGWDLTMDDWAGGEGTDLSEPSVDTSRWLPATVPGTVLSSLVDQGHLPDPVAGFNNLHVPEALSRHAWWYRREFRLPKGLRTGIGRRVWLEFDGVNHEAEVWLDGSRLGTVVFPFARAAFDVTKFLTGGGDHALAVRIKPMPYPGSPGDKGPAGLAFVDAGANMMNRNSPTYLAASGWDWMPAVRDRAAGIWNHVRLRSTGAAVIGDPRVDTRLPDLPDTGTAELTVVVPVRNAASAARSVTVSAAFDDVRLTRTVTVPAGETADVAFSPADHPQLRIRKPKLWWPNGYGEPALHRLTLTASVAGEVSDRRTTRFGIRQFGYEYDVPLTFQSGGDAYAQTVEFARQKARHVRILCHTRATEWGASMWNLSVVDSTSPGTDLALHKPATSSSVDDPAHRPGNVTDGDPKTRWSSEFEDEQWIEVDLGAAVSFDRVVVTWEQAYAKTYTVQVSDDGTDWREASAVDNTAAPLPFRTAGAAALQNVEFEARTARHVRVLCHSRATSWGASMWNLSVVNSSSPGTDLALRKAATASSEEGVGGRAANAVDGDPGTRWSSAYEDEQSIQVDLGERVTFDRVVILWEQAYAKKYTVQVSDDGEDWTDVKSVDNSTVPLKISVNGVRVFCRGGNWGWDELLRRMPAERMDAAVRMHRDMNFTMIRNWLGSSNREEFYASCDEHGLLVWNDFPNAWAMDPPDHEAFLRVAQDTVRRYRSHPSIVVWCGANEGNPPGPVDDGMRAAVSAEAPDLLYQNNSAGGIVSGGGPYGWVEPQRYSSATTYGSGSFGFHTEIGMPVLPTAQTMRRLVGVEPEWPVKGAWYYHDWSTRGNQAPQNYRAAIEARLGEAKDLDDFCRKAQFVNYENFRAMFEAWNARLWDDASGLMLWMSHPAWYSTVWQTYDYDFDVNGAYYGVRKASEAVHAQADPVSGEVIAVNHTPRRISGATLSARRYDLSGRRLGAEQRATVDVAASSTAPAFTASRADDLPGLHLLRLRLVDARGELLAENTYWRYREAGDMRALNQVARTRVSVEITDTDHSGDRHGLTARIRNRGTTVAAMVRLSLLDAGSGHRVLPTLYGDNYLWLLPGESRTVTLSWPAASLASGRPAVRLEGYNVPTTTVGRARA from the coding sequence ATGCCGGATCAGCCTTCTGTGCCGTCCCGCCGTGCCGTACTCACCGCCGGGTCCACCCTCCTCGCGGGCTTCGGGATCGGCATGAGCCTGCCGCCCGGCGCCGCCGCGGCCGGAACCGGCCACCCGCGCCTGGCTCGCGCCCGAGGCGAACTCGCCGCGTACCGACCGGTGTCGGTCTCCTCCACCGACTATGCCCCCACGCCGGCCGAGTTCGCGGTGGACGGCCTCGACGGCGTGGGGGTGCGCGGGACGGGCTGGCGTGCCGCAGGCGGTGACCCGCAGTGGATCTGCGTCGATCTCCAGGCGCTGTGCGAGGTGGAGTCGATGCGGCTCACCTTCGAGGCGACGGTGGACGATCCGCCCTACGTCGACGCGCCCGGGGGCAATCCGCGGGACAACACCACCGGACAGGAGATCCTGTCCAGCTGCGCGGTCGGCTTCGTGATCGAGACCTCGCGCGACCGCGAGTCGTGGACGTCCGTGTACCGCACCGAGTCCGGCCGGGGCGGCGTCGTGGAGATCGCGCTGCCCCGGCCGGTCAGCGCGCGGTGGGTGCGCATGACCGTCCACAAGCGCTCCAACGCCAGCCCTCTGGGCCTCAACGGCCTCCAGGTGTACGGCACGTGCGGCGAGCGCCGCCCGGACGCCACCGGCTGGACGGACTGGGGCGTCCGGCACCGCACGCCTGAGGCGCTGAAGGTCGCCGCGGACGGCACCGTACCGCTGGAGTCCGGCTGGGACCTGACGATGGACGACTGGGCCGGCGGGGAGGGCACCGACCTGTCGGAGCCGTCGGTGGACACCAGCCGCTGGCTGCCGGCCACCGTGCCCGGCACCGTGCTGTCCTCCCTGGTGGACCAGGGGCATCTGCCCGACCCGGTCGCCGGCTTCAACAACCTCCACGTACCGGAGGCTCTCTCCCGGCACGCCTGGTGGTACAGACGTGAGTTCCGCCTGCCCAAGGGACTGCGCACCGGCATCGGGCGCCGCGTCTGGCTGGAGTTCGACGGCGTCAACCACGAGGCCGAGGTGTGGCTCGACGGCAGCCGGCTCGGCACCGTCGTGTTCCCCTTCGCGCGCGCCGCCTTTGACGTCACGAAGTTCCTGACCGGCGGCGGTGATCACGCCCTGGCCGTGCGGATCAAGCCCATGCCGTACCCGGGCAGCCCCGGCGACAAGGGTCCGGCCGGTCTGGCGTTCGTGGACGCCGGGGCGAACATGATGAACCGCAACTCGCCGACGTATCTGGCCGCTTCGGGCTGGGACTGGATGCCGGCGGTGCGCGACCGGGCCGCCGGGATCTGGAACCACGTCCGGCTCCGCTCGACGGGAGCGGCCGTCATCGGCGACCCGCGCGTGGACACCCGGCTGCCCGACCTGCCCGACACCGGCACGGCCGAGCTGACCGTGGTGGTCCCGGTGCGCAACGCGGCCTCCGCCGCCCGGAGCGTCACCGTCTCCGCCGCCTTCGACGACGTACGGCTGACCCGGACGGTCACGGTTCCCGCGGGCGAGACGGCCGACGTCGCCTTCAGCCCGGCCGATCACCCGCAACTGCGCATCCGCAAGCCGAAGTTGTGGTGGCCCAACGGCTACGGTGAGCCCGCCCTGCACCGCCTGACCCTCACCGCCTCGGTCGCGGGCGAGGTCAGTGACCGGCGCACGACCCGGTTCGGCATCCGCCAGTTCGGCTACGAGTACGACGTCCCGCTCACCTTCCAGTCCGGCGGCGACGCCTACGCACAGACCGTCGAGTTCGCCCGGCAGAAGGCACGTCACGTGCGGATCCTGTGCCACACCCGGGCCACCGAGTGGGGCGCGTCGATGTGGAACCTGTCGGTCGTGGACAGCACGTCGCCCGGCACCGACCTGGCCCTGCACAAGCCTGCCACGTCGTCGTCCGTGGACGACCCTGCCCATCGGCCCGGGAACGTGACGGACGGCGATCCGAAGACGCGCTGGTCGTCCGAGTTCGAGGACGAGCAGTGGATCGAGGTGGACCTCGGCGCCGCCGTGTCCTTCGACCGCGTGGTCGTCACATGGGAGCAGGCGTACGCGAAGACGTACACCGTCCAGGTCTCCGACGACGGCACCGACTGGCGGGAGGCCTCGGCCGTCGACAACACCGCTGCTCCGCTCCCCTTCCGCACCGCGGGCGCGGCGGCCCTTCAGAACGTGGAATTCGAGGCGCGGACCGCGCGCCACGTCCGGGTGCTGTGCCACAGCCGGGCGACGAGCTGGGGCGCGTCGATGTGGAACCTGTCGGTCGTGAACAGCTCCTCCCCCGGCACCGACCTGGCGCTGCGCAAGGCGGCCACCGCGTCCTCGGAGGAGGGCGTGGGGGGCAGAGCGGCCAACGCCGTGGACGGCGATCCGGGCACCCGCTGGTCCTCGGCGTACGAGGACGAGCAGTCGATCCAGGTCGACCTGGGCGAGCGGGTGACGTTCGACCGCGTGGTCATCCTGTGGGAGCAGGCGTACGCGAAGAAGTACACCGTCCAGGTGTCCGACGACGGCGAGGACTGGACGGACGTGAAGTCCGTCGACAACTCGACCGTGCCGCTCAAGATCAGCGTCAATGGGGTCCGGGTGTTCTGCCGGGGCGGCAACTGGGGCTGGGACGAGCTGCTGCGGCGGATGCCCGCCGAGCGGATGGACGCGGCCGTGCGGATGCACCGCGACATGAACTTCACCATGATCAGGAACTGGCTCGGGTCCAGCAACCGCGAGGAGTTCTACGCCAGTTGCGACGAGCACGGCCTGCTGGTCTGGAACGACTTCCCCAACGCCTGGGCCATGGACCCGCCCGACCACGAGGCCTTCCTGCGCGTGGCGCAGGACACCGTGCGCCGCTACCGCAGCCACCCCAGCATCGTCGTGTGGTGCGGCGCCAACGAGGGCAACCCTCCCGGCCCGGTCGACGACGGCATGCGCGCCGCGGTCAGCGCGGAGGCGCCCGATCTGCTGTACCAGAACAACTCGGCGGGCGGCATCGTCTCCGGCGGCGGCCCGTACGGCTGGGTCGAACCGCAGCGCTACTCCTCCGCGACCACCTACGGCAGCGGCAGCTTCGGCTTCCACACCGAGATCGGCATGCCGGTGCTGCCGACCGCGCAGACCATGCGCCGGCTCGTGGGCGTCGAGCCGGAGTGGCCCGTCAAGGGCGCCTGGTACTACCACGACTGGAGCACCCGCGGAAACCAGGCACCGCAGAACTACCGGGCTGCCATCGAGGCGAGACTCGGCGAGGCGAAGGACCTCGACGACTTCTGCCGCAAGGCGCAGTTCGTCAACTACGAGAACTTCCGGGCCATGTTCGAGGCGTGGAACGCCCGGCTGTGGGACGACGCGAGCGGGCTGATGCTGTGGATGTCCCATCCCGCCTGGTACAGCACGGTGTGGCAGACGTACGACTACGACTTCGACGTCAACGGTGCCTACTACGGGGTCCGCAAGGCGAGCGAGGCCGTGCATGCGCAGGCCGATCCGGTGAGCGGGGAGGTGATCGCGGTCAACCACACCCCCCGCCGTATCTCGGGTGCGACCCTCTCGGCGCGCCGCTACGACCTCTCCGGACGCCGGCTCGGCGCCGAGCAGCGCGCGACCGTGGACGTCGCCGCCTCGTCGACCGCGCCGGCGTTCACCGCGAGCCGTGCGGACGACCTGCCCGGCCTCCATCTGCTGCGGCTGCGCCTGGTGGACGCGCGCGGGGAGCTGCTGGCCGAGAACACCTACTGGCGGTACCGCGAGGCCGGCGACATGCGCGCCCTGAACCAGGTCGCGCGGACGAGGGTGTCGGTGGAGATCACCGACACGGACCACTCGGGCGACCGCCACGGCCTCACCGCCCGCATACGCAACCGCGGCACGACGGTCGCGGCGATGGTGCGGCTCTCCCTGCTCGACGCCGGGTCCGGGCACCGGGTCCTGCCCACGCTGTACGGCGACAACTACCTCTGGCTGCTCCCCGGCGAGTCCCGCACCGTCACGCTGTCCTGGCCGGCCGCTTCCCTCGCCTCGGGCAGGCCGGCCGTACGGCTGGAGGGCTACAACGTGCCGACGACGACCGTGGGCCGGGCCCGCGCGTGA
- the mgrA gene encoding L-glyceraldehyde 3-phosphate reductase translates to MNHVADPERYSGTMRYRRTGRSGLDLPVLSLGYWHNFGDDRPFETQREIALRAFDLGITHHDLANNYGPPYGSAEINFGRLMKQDLAPYRDELVVSTKAGWDMWPGPYGQGGGSRKYVLASLDQSLRRTGLEYVDIFYSHRLDASTPLEETMGALDTAVRQGKALYVGISSYDAERSREAAAILRELGTPLLIHQPSYSMLNRWIENEGLLEAAGQEGFGVIGFTALAQGLLTGRYLDGVPAGSRATQGKSFDETWLSEDMLGRLRALNDIAARRGQSLAQMALAWALRDPRVTSLVIGASRTEQLEQNVAALENLDFSDEELAEIDKYATDGGVDLWQDARTGNLG, encoded by the coding sequence ATGAACCACGTCGCGGATCCCGAGCGGTACAGCGGCACCATGCGATACCGGCGCACCGGACGCTCAGGACTCGACCTTCCCGTGCTGTCCCTGGGGTACTGGCACAACTTCGGTGACGACCGGCCCTTCGAGACCCAGCGCGAGATCGCCCTGCGCGCCTTCGACCTCGGCATCACCCACCACGACCTCGCCAACAACTACGGCCCGCCGTACGGCTCCGCCGAGATCAACTTCGGCCGGCTGATGAAGCAGGACCTCGCGCCGTACCGGGACGAGCTGGTGGTCTCCACCAAGGCCGGCTGGGACATGTGGCCCGGTCCGTACGGCCAGGGCGGCGGCTCTCGCAAGTACGTGCTCGCCTCGCTCGACCAGTCGCTGCGGCGGACGGGGCTGGAGTACGTCGACATCTTCTACTCCCACCGGCTCGACGCGAGCACGCCGCTGGAGGAGACGATGGGGGCGCTCGACACGGCCGTCCGTCAGGGCAAGGCCCTGTACGTCGGCATCTCCTCCTACGACGCCGAGCGTTCCCGGGAGGCGGCCGCCATCCTCCGGGAGCTGGGCACACCGCTGCTCATCCACCAGCCGTCGTACAGCATGCTCAACCGCTGGATCGAGAACGAGGGCCTGCTGGAGGCCGCCGGGCAGGAGGGCTTCGGCGTCATCGGCTTCACCGCGCTCGCGCAGGGGCTGCTGACCGGGCGCTACCTCGACGGCGTCCCCGCCGGCTCGCGTGCCACGCAGGGCAAGTCGTTCGACGAGACGTGGCTGTCGGAGGACATGCTGGGCAGGCTGCGTGCGCTGAACGACATCGCGGCGCGCCGCGGCCAGAGCCTCGCCCAGATGGCGCTCGCCTGGGCCCTGCGCGACCCGCGGGTGACCTCGCTGGTCATCGGCGCCTCGCGCACCGAGCAGCTGGAGCAGAACGTGGCCGCGCTGGAGAACCTCGACTTCAGCGACGAGGAACTGGCCGAGATCGACAAGTACGCCACCGACGGCGGCGTCGACCTGTGGCAGGACGCGCGGACCGGAAACCTCGGCTGA